A window of the Triplophysa rosa linkage group LG23, Trosa_1v2, whole genome shotgun sequence genome harbors these coding sequences:
- the rbis gene encoding uncharacterized protein rbis: MAKTKQRGKKQQNVFQVANRQVKPKTKTKPVKTSLKYLNTFKNEKVEDLNQIFTEVQRDVISISKSTCSEPKKEQKVVREAPREPANVDSATQLLSQL; encoded by the exons ATGGCCAAAACTAAACAGAGAGGCAAAAAACAGCAGAATGTCTTTCAGGTTGCGAACAGACAAGTGAAGCCTAAGACCAAAACAAAACCTGTGAAGACCTCCTTAAAATAC TTAAATACGTTCAAAAATGAGAAAGTGGAGGACTTGAATCAGATCTTTACAGAGGTACAGAGGGATGTGATTAGTATATCAAAATCCACATGCAGTGAACCaaagaaagaacaaaag GTGGTCAGAGAAGCCCCACGGGAACCTGCAAATGTGGATAGTGCCACACAGCTTCTCTCTCAACTTTAA
- the ca2 gene encoding carbonic anhydrase 2 — translation MSHGWGYAKHNGPHKWCESFQIANGPRQSPIDIIPESVSYDSSLKPLTLKYDPSTSLDILNNGHSFQVTFADDDDSSTLTGGPISGTYRLKQFHFHWGDCDEKGSEHTVNGKCYPAELHLVHWNTKYSSFAEAADIPDGLAVVGVFLEIGAENPQLQKVLVALDSIQCKGTQNSFANFDPSVLLPSSLDYWTYQGSLTTPPLYESVSWIVCKESISISSAQMTKFRSLRFSAEEEEACCMVNNYRPPQPLKGRAVRASFQ, via the exons ATGTCACATGGATGGGGATACGCGAAACATAACG GACCGCACAAATGGTGTGAAAGCTTTCAGATTGCTAATGGCCCTCGCCAGTCTCCGATAGACATAATACCTGAATCTGTGTCATATGATTCTTCATTAAAGCCCCTTACTTTGAAGTATGACCCCTCTACTTCCCTGGACATCCTCAACAACGGACACTCCTTCCAAGTGACCTTTGCCGATGATGACGATAGCTCAA CTCTAACAGGAGGGCCAATCTCAGGCACCTACAGACTCAAACAGTTCCATTTTCACTGGGGAGACTGCGATGAGAAAGGATCTGAACACACAGTCAATGGCAAATGCTATCCGGCAGAG ctCCATCTGGTCCactggaacacaaaatattccAGTTTCGCTGAAGCAGCTGATATACCTGATGGTCTCGCTGTAGTTGGAGTCTTTCTAGAG ATTGGTGCAGAAAATCCTCAGCTTCAGAAGGTTCTGGTTGCTCTGGATTCCATTCAGTGCAAG GGAACGCAGAACTCATTCGCAAACTTTGACCCCAGTGTCCTGCTCCCATCGTCGCTGGATTACTGGACGTACCAGGGCTCTCTGACCACACCTCCTCTGTATGAGAGCGTCTCATGGATCGTCTGCAAGGAGTCGATCAGCATCAGCTCTGCTCAG ATGACAAAATTTCGCAGTCTACGGTTTTCCGCGGAGGAAGAGGAGGCATGCTGCATGGTGAATAACTATCGTCCCCCTCAGCCTCTAAAGGGACGTGCGGTCCGTGCATCTTTCCAGTGA